Proteins co-encoded in one Bacillus paramycoides genomic window:
- a CDS encoding DUF4026 domain-containing protein, with the protein MEVQTETYRAAMNGTLERHFSDMIAVIPTRITIEQLKQRLETIATKVDELKIVYSDETSLIVELHMDEKIIPYELHIDEANDPEEYKMYNRQDATIVDRHFEDAAYGTEIFTRTLFVGDVLDCFFQQLQFLWNLAPDLFFVIDSSAAMKVISRSYIEYHVENELLPDIPDLYVIHSVYEDDKEGEPTQYWFHTHGLLRAGVTEIELIIPNRISSYYGIGDLFQTFANNAVENGQVPMNEPIVIAHSQQGSIHTVAVPWEKGLSYIGHKTSMNQLSSIEDEEVKLQPIDAQNTFLGGMDDRDEYHQSPSVLLFQFNTSEEYIESFFKEHEEATGLMFYKTNSETDRMAYNAKNTFGYFSNIFHIEQSNEDFRFLAKFGVSYEEGKSEHMWFEMQNITEDFIQGILINEPYFIEDMREGNSYHLDFDNLTEWVIYAGDAVIKPNNLYMFIGE; encoded by the coding sequence ATGGAAGTGCAAACAGAAACATACCGCGCAGCTATGAATGGAACATTAGAACGTCATTTTTCAGATATGATTGCCGTTATACCTACTAGAATTACAATTGAGCAGTTAAAACAGCGGCTAGAAACTATCGCTACTAAAGTTGATGAATTAAAAATTGTTTATAGTGATGAGACAAGCCTTATTGTTGAATTACATATGGATGAAAAAATCATACCGTATGAACTGCATATTGATGAGGCGAATGACCCAGAAGAATATAAAATGTACAATAGACAAGATGCTACAATTGTAGATCGTCATTTTGAAGATGCTGCTTATGGAACTGAAATTTTCACTCGTACGCTATTTGTAGGCGATGTACTGGACTGCTTTTTCCAGCAGTTACAGTTTTTATGGAACCTCGCCCCAGATTTATTCTTTGTGATTGATTCAAGTGCCGCAATGAAAGTGATATCTAGAAGCTATATTGAATATCACGTTGAAAATGAATTATTACCTGACATTCCTGACTTATACGTTATTCATTCTGTTTATGAGGACGATAAAGAAGGCGAGCCTACGCAATATTGGTTTCATACACACGGCCTTTTAAGAGCGGGCGTAACAGAAATAGAATTAATTATTCCAAATCGCATTTCTTCCTATTACGGCATTGGTGACCTCTTTCAAACGTTTGCGAATAATGCCGTTGAGAATGGACAAGTCCCTATGAATGAGCCTATCGTTATCGCACATAGTCAGCAAGGTTCTATACATACAGTAGCTGTTCCGTGGGAGAAAGGATTATCTTATATTGGGCATAAAACGAGTATGAATCAATTATCTTCAATTGAGGATGAAGAAGTGAAACTACAGCCAATAGATGCGCAAAATACATTCTTAGGCGGTATGGATGACCGAGATGAATACCATCAATCTCCATCCGTTCTCTTATTCCAATTTAATACTTCAGAAGAATATATCGAAAGCTTTTTCAAAGAACACGAGGAAGCTACAGGACTTATGTTCTATAAAACAAATAGTGAAACTGATCGTATGGCTTACAATGCGAAGAATACTTTCGGTTATTTCAGCAACATTTTTCACATTGAACAATCAAATGAAGATTTTCGTTTCCTCGCTAAGTTTGGTGTCTCCTACGAAGAGGGAAAAAGTGAACATATGTGGTTTGAAATGCAAAACATTACGGAAGACTTCATTCAAGGAATACTCATTAACGAACCATATTTTATAGAAGATATGCGTGAAGGAAATAGTTATCATTTAGATTTTGATAACTTAACAGAATGGGTTATTTATGCAGGAGATGCCGTTATAAAGCCAAATAACTTATATATGTTTATTGGTGAATAA
- a CDS encoding DUF6359 domain-containing protein — protein sequence MAVKKLLSVFLSFILLLSFTGTLVQAEETTSMSVEKAIQVFKQQGKTKGIVEGYIVGYTQSPSKYTKDPAKFDDTNVAIADSPNETNPDKIMPVQLPKGDVRAAVNVKDHPENIGKKVSLTGTLELYFSSPGLKSVTAYKLQGEGQNRVSDVVASPSGGEVAKGTAVTLTTNTEGATIYYTLDGSNPTNKSVRYNGQIVVNENSVIKAIAEKEGLTSSAISTFSFIIVNNEQVRIHDIQGKSHISPYNGKKVYNVEGVVTALDKNGFYIEDNQPDNDPATSEGMYVYKKDANVAVGDFIQVDGVVEEYVGPGYAERFDTDLTTTEIKASRVAVITKDQPLPAPIILGENGVKIPDQIIDNDAFGLFDPNEDAIDFYESIEGMRVTMPKPKIIAPQKNGNLYVTVKNGGNKVVTKYGTSVLDENQLNPERLSVKVPRNYVAKVGDTFTGDITGVVGYDYGSFRIAPITELPSVVDGGFKQVGANIQPRLDKLTVATYNIENFSANKKETTDEKVKALAYSIKYNLKMPDIIGVEEMQDNNGSINDGTTDASLSAKRIIDAVLEIRGPKYEYVEIAPHNNLDGGAPGANIRVGFFYNPSRVKLAAVPKLLDKNVVRIGDENPLFESTRKSLAAEFTFQGQNVVVVANHLNSKIGDATPFGKVQPLVLKSEEKRVQLAQEVNNFVQGIQKKNTNAPVVVLGDMNDFEFAKPLKTLEGTILKNMLNTVPKENRYTYIHEGNAQVLDHILVTNNIAPHTIVDPVHLNSNIMKEHGRVSDHDPVLAQIDLKKAS from the coding sequence ATGGCTGTGAAGAAATTGTTAAGTGTCTTTTTATCATTCATACTATTGCTTTCATTTACTGGAACTTTAGTACAAGCAGAAGAAACTACTTCTATGTCAGTAGAAAAAGCAATTCAAGTATTTAAGCAGCAAGGGAAAACAAAGGGGATAGTAGAAGGATACATTGTTGGGTATACGCAAAGTCCTTCTAAATACACGAAAGATCCAGCTAAGTTTGATGATACAAACGTAGCAATTGCGGATTCACCAAATGAAACGAATCCAGACAAAATCATGCCTGTTCAGTTGCCAAAAGGCGATGTGAGAGCGGCAGTAAACGTGAAAGATCATCCTGAAAATATCGGGAAGAAAGTTAGTTTAACAGGGACGCTTGAATTATATTTTAGTAGCCCAGGTTTAAAATCGGTAACCGCTTATAAGTTGCAAGGAGAAGGACAAAACCGTGTTAGCGATGTAGTAGCTTCGCCTAGTGGTGGAGAAGTTGCGAAGGGTACAGCGGTAACATTAACAACGAATACAGAAGGAGCAACAATCTACTATACGTTAGATGGCTCTAATCCTACAAATAAAAGTGTTCGTTATAACGGACAAATTGTAGTGAATGAAAACAGTGTGATTAAAGCAATTGCAGAGAAAGAAGGGCTTACTTCTTCAGCGATTTCAACATTTTCATTTATTATCGTAAACAATGAACAGGTTCGTATTCATGATATTCAAGGGAAATCGCATATTTCTCCTTACAACGGGAAGAAAGTCTACAATGTGGAAGGCGTTGTAACAGCGCTTGATAAAAATGGTTTTTATATAGAAGATAATCAGCCAGATAATGATCCAGCTACTTCAGAAGGTATGTATGTGTACAAAAAGGATGCGAATGTAGCAGTAGGAGATTTTATTCAAGTTGATGGAGTAGTAGAAGAATATGTTGGACCTGGATATGCAGAAAGGTTTGACACAGACTTAACGACGACTGAAATTAAAGCGAGCCGCGTTGCTGTAATCACAAAAGATCAACCTTTACCAGCACCGATTATCCTTGGAGAAAACGGTGTGAAAATCCCTGATCAAATTATCGATAATGATGCATTCGGTTTATTTGATCCAAATGAAGATGCAATCGACTTTTATGAAAGTATAGAAGGTATGCGCGTTACGATGCCAAAGCCAAAAATTATTGCCCCTCAGAAAAACGGGAATTTATATGTAACAGTGAAAAATGGCGGAAATAAAGTTGTAACGAAATATGGTACATCTGTATTAGATGAAAATCAATTAAACCCAGAACGCCTTTCTGTAAAAGTACCTCGTAATTATGTAGCAAAAGTAGGAGATACTTTCACTGGAGATATAACAGGGGTAGTCGGATATGATTACGGTTCGTTCCGCATTGCACCAATAACGGAATTACCATCTGTAGTAGACGGCGGATTTAAGCAAGTGGGAGCAAATATTCAACCGCGTCTTGATAAGTTAACAGTTGCTACATATAACATTGAAAACTTCTCGGCGAATAAAAAAGAAACAACAGATGAAAAAGTAAAAGCGTTAGCGTATTCTATTAAATACAATTTAAAAATGCCAGATATTATCGGTGTAGAGGAAATGCAAGATAACAATGGATCAATTAATGACGGTACAACAGATGCTTCATTAAGTGCAAAACGTATCATTGATGCTGTTCTAGAAATTCGCGGGCCAAAGTATGAGTATGTAGAAATTGCTCCGCATAATAATCTAGACGGAGGAGCACCCGGAGCGAATATTCGCGTCGGTTTCTTCTACAACCCATCACGTGTGAAATTAGCAGCAGTACCGAAGTTACTTGATAAAAATGTCGTTCGCATTGGAGATGAAAACCCATTATTTGAAAGTACAAGAAAATCACTTGCGGCAGAATTTACATTCCAAGGACAAAACGTTGTCGTCGTTGCTAATCACTTAAACTCAAAAATAGGAGATGCAACGCCATTTGGAAAAGTGCAGCCGCTCGTATTAAAGAGTGAAGAAAAACGAGTTCAATTAGCACAAGAAGTAAACAATTTCGTACAAGGTATTCAGAAAAAGAACACGAATGCACCAGTTGTTGTGTTAGGGGATATGAACGATTTTGAATTCGCTAAACCATTAAAAACATTAGAAGGAACAATCTTGAAAAATATGTTAAACACAGTGCCGAAAGAGAACCGCTACACGTACATTCATGAAGGAAATGCACAAGTGTTAGATCATATTTTAGTAACAAACAACATCGCACCACATACAATTGTAGACCCAGTACACTTAAACTCAAACATTATGAAAGAACATGGACGTGTAAGTGACCACGACCCAGTACTTGCTCAAATTGACTTGAAGAAAGCTTCTTAA
- a CDS encoding BlaI/MecI/CopY family transcriptional regulator yields MTNQLPKISEAELEIMKVLWSNSPQTANEIIEELEDAMDWKPKTIRTLINRLVQKEAVSYHQDKGRMYAYYPLVSQDNYLQVETKSLLKRFCGAAFKPLLVNFLKEEKLSSEDINELKRILDEKTEENKRKDR; encoded by the coding sequence ATGACAAATCAATTACCTAAAATATCTGAAGCGGAATTAGAAATTATGAAAGTACTTTGGTCTAATTCTCCACAAACAGCGAATGAAATTATAGAAGAACTAGAAGATGCAATGGACTGGAAACCGAAAACAATCCGTACATTAATTAATCGGTTAGTACAAAAAGAAGCCGTTTCTTACCATCAAGATAAAGGGCGTATGTATGCTTATTATCCGTTAGTATCACAAGATAATTATTTACAAGTTGAAACGAAATCTTTGCTAAAGCGTTTTTGCGGCGCAGCGTTTAAACCATTACTTGTTAATTTCTTAAAAGAGGAAAAATTGTCTTCAGAAGATATTAATGAACTGAAACGCATTTTAGATGAGAAGACAGAGGAGAATAAGAGGAAGGATAGATAA
- a CDS encoding M56 family metallopeptidase gives MIDMLINVYLSHFFDWLIETSLMASILVGFILCIKVLFRNKLTPRWQYMLWIVLMIRLLLPWSPDSSYSIYSLFSYSSSVSEVIQKNTPLPENTVNNEIKHTEELELNSETVTKNSEQKVSTIEEQQTTLSLYKVALYVWLAGVILLAVITFITNRRLYAYIKKQPDITDEQVATVFNRCKQSMKMKKAVSLRLAGKIASPTVFSFFRPKVLLSKKHMKVLNEQQLQYVFYHELAHIKRNDVAVNWIMYSLLLLNWFNPILWYAYFCMREDQELACDAYALTFIDKEEQIAYGHTIITLLEHYSYQVPSLASLSRNKRTLKRRIVMIKKFQKKSYRLSLLGVIAIAAIAGGFLLNARITEGDERQKEKVIENKQSKAAFEKAIETVLGTPENASREWGMSIKSYKMNTDFLYLAEKNFTKEEFEQYVQLFKEAQEIRKKAMVKKNVPENYDGDTKEYKPERLKKADQERLATIEKTLKPLGEKLEKSLTYTIEEAKNHVPFQIKQPAYIPEGYELKREWADSYFGRDIELVIKSEYKKGKYGFTIYQSRMYAGGNKDPLHYMMPGEENLESYSLNGKGMVYNKSSHGEGKLKGLKMFVPAQGKNSDYQIVIVNDIFTRDTKIYEEIINDDLTKKEMEKILLSMSK, from the coding sequence ATGATAGACATGCTTATAAATGTATACCTTTCTCATTTTTTTGATTGGCTTATAGAAACGTCACTTATGGCCAGCATATTAGTTGGATTTATTCTATGTATAAAAGTGCTATTTAGAAATAAGTTAACGCCCCGGTGGCAATATATGCTGTGGATCGTACTAATGATAAGACTCCTTTTACCATGGTCACCGGATAGTTCTTATAGTATTTATTCATTATTCTCCTATAGTTCTAGTGTATCGGAAGTTATTCAAAAAAATACACCTTTACCTGAGAATACAGTGAATAACGAGATAAAACATACAGAAGAATTAGAATTAAATTCTGAAACTGTGACAAAAAATAGTGAACAGAAAGTAAGTACGATTGAGGAACAACAGACTACATTGTCCTTATACAAAGTTGCTCTATATGTTTGGTTAGCTGGGGTAATCCTATTAGCAGTCATAACGTTTATTACAAATAGACGTTTATATGCTTACATAAAGAAACAACCGGATATTACGGATGAACAAGTCGCTACAGTATTTAATCGCTGTAAGCAGTCTATGAAAATGAAGAAGGCAGTTTCATTACGTCTTGCAGGAAAGATTGCGAGTCCAACTGTTTTTAGTTTCTTTCGTCCGAAAGTATTACTATCAAAAAAACATATGAAAGTATTAAATGAGCAACAATTACAATATGTCTTTTATCATGAGTTAGCTCATATTAAGAGAAACGACGTAGCTGTAAATTGGATTATGTACAGTTTACTCCTATTAAATTGGTTCAATCCGATTCTTTGGTATGCCTATTTTTGTATGCGAGAAGATCAAGAATTAGCTTGTGATGCATATGCACTTACTTTTATAGATAAAGAGGAGCAAATTGCATACGGTCATACAATTATTACCCTTTTAGAACATTATTCCTATCAAGTACCAAGCCTAGCAAGTTTAAGTAGAAATAAACGAACACTAAAAAGGAGAATCGTTATGATTAAAAAATTCCAAAAGAAATCGTATCGTCTTTCTTTACTTGGAGTTATTGCTATAGCAGCTATAGCAGGCGGATTTTTATTAAATGCAAGGATAACTGAGGGGGATGAAAGACAGAAAGAAAAGGTTATAGAAAACAAGCAATCTAAAGCGGCATTTGAAAAAGCGATAGAAACAGTATTAGGTACGCCGGAGAATGCAAGTAGAGAATGGGGGATGTCAATAAAGTCATATAAAATGAATACAGATTTTTTGTATTTGGCAGAAAAGAATTTTACGAAAGAAGAATTTGAGCAGTATGTTCAATTATTTAAGGAAGCGCAAGAAATTCGTAAAAAAGCAATGGTTAAGAAAAATGTGCCTGAAAATTATGATGGAGATACAAAGGAATATAAACCTGAACGCTTGAAGAAAGCTGATCAAGAAAGACTAGCTACTATTGAGAAGACACTAAAACCGCTTGGAGAAAAGCTGGAGAAGTCTTTAACATATACTATAGAAGAAGCGAAGAATCATGTACCATTTCAAATTAAGCAGCCGGCTTATATACCTGAAGGTTATGAGTTAAAGAGAGAATGGGCTGATTCATATTTTGGAAGAGATATAGAATTAGTTATTAAATCAGAATATAAAAAAGGGAAATATGGTTTTACAATTTATCAGTCAAGAATGTATGCAGGTGGTAATAAGGATCCACTACACTACATGATGCCTGGAGAAGAGAATCTAGAAAGTTATAGTTTAAACGGGAAAGGAATGGTCTATAATAAATCTTCTCATGGAGAGGGTAAGTTAAAAGGGCTCAAAATGTTTGTACCAGCACAAGGTAAGAATAGTGATTATCAAATTGTCATAGTGAATGATATTTTTACAAGAGATACAAAGATATACGAAGAGATAATCAATGATGATCTAACTAAGAAAGAGATGGAGAAAATATTACTTTCTATGTCAAAATAA
- a CDS encoding TetR/AcrR family transcriptional regulator codes for MAIDRKRSIIEAATKSFSAFGYKATTMDQVAKLANVGKGTIYTFFKNKEELFGEIISNLITEMKQVAENAIRSDVSFFENVHRALYSILEFRKEHQLMIKLIQEERDMGTKEVQEVMQQVDVEIVSFIQSYLKIAIEKGEISKCDPEITAFIMLRLYVSLIFDWEKNHEPLEKEKIAELFELYLLRGLSN; via the coding sequence GTGGCGATAGATCGAAAACGTTCTATTATTGAAGCTGCAACAAAGTCTTTTTCAGCGTTCGGCTATAAAGCAACAACGATGGATCAAGTAGCGAAATTAGCGAATGTAGGAAAAGGAACGATTTATACTTTTTTCAAAAATAAAGAAGAGCTATTTGGTGAAATTATTTCTAATTTAATTACAGAAATGAAGCAAGTTGCAGAAAATGCAATTCGTTCAGATGTTTCATTTTTTGAAAATGTACATAGAGCATTATATAGCATATTAGAATTCAGAAAAGAACATCAGCTCATGATTAAGTTAATTCAAGAAGAGCGCGATATGGGAACGAAAGAAGTACAAGAAGTGATGCAACAAGTAGATGTAGAAATCGTTTCTTTCATTCAATCGTATTTAAAGATTGCGATTGAAAAAGGTGAAATTAGCAAATGTGATCCAGAAATTACAGCATTTATTATGCTTCGCTTATACGTATCGCTTATTTTCGATTGGGAAAAAAATCATGAACCGCTAGAAAAAGAAAAAATCGCAGAATTATTTGAACTTTATTTATTAAGAGGATTGTCAAACTAA
- a CDS encoding DUF2087 domain-containing protein yields MTENEMKFRDTTIRNFFDKEGRLKSIPGQKKKKLALLEHLISKLNAENQYTEKEMNTFIKQYHDDFCTIRREFIVNGFMDREDNRYHINGREVWTKWEELK; encoded by the coding sequence ATGACCGAAAATGAAATGAAATTCAGAGATACGACGATTCGTAACTTTTTCGATAAAGAGGGCCGCCTAAAATCGATTCCAGGTCAAAAGAAGAAAAAATTAGCATTGTTAGAGCATTTAATTAGCAAATTAAATGCTGAAAATCAATATACGGAAAAAGAAATGAATACATTCATAAAACAATATCATGATGATTTTTGTACGATTAGACGCGAGTTTATTGTAAACGGGTTTATGGATCGCGAGGATAATAGGTACCATATCAACGGGAGAGAAGTTTGGACGAAGTGGGAGGAGTTAAAATAA
- a CDS encoding GNAT family N-acetyltransferase, producing the protein MIRLAKEIDAEAIMDIRKEIILSETTTKFFIVSPKKLPNDMNAEREKIRKSNEKGNLYIVYEVDKKVVGFLIFNRYELNRLRHAGTMGMGIKEAYCNQGIGTKLIEFLISWAKGQKGLEKICLGVVSINDRAIKVYKRMGFVEEGRQRKQIKYEDGTYGDDVLMGFYIE; encoded by the coding sequence GTGATACGATTAGCAAAAGAGATTGATGCAGAAGCAATTATGGATATTAGAAAAGAAATTATATTATCGGAAACTACTACAAAATTTTTTATAGTATCTCCAAAGAAATTACCAAATGATATGAATGCAGAAAGAGAAAAGATACGGAAAAGTAATGAGAAAGGTAATCTTTACATAGTTTATGAAGTAGATAAAAAAGTGGTTGGCTTTTTAATTTTCAATCGATATGAATTAAACCGCTTACGACATGCAGGCACAATGGGAATGGGAATTAAAGAGGCGTACTGTAATCAAGGCATTGGTACAAAACTAATTGAATTTCTTATTAGTTGGGCTAAAGGGCAGAAAGGTTTAGAGAAAATTTGCTTAGGCGTAGTTTCTATTAATGATAGGGCGATTAAGGTATACAAACGTATGGGGTTTGTAGAAGAGGGAAGACAAAGAAAGCAAATAAAGTATGAAGATGGAACATATGGAGATGACGTATTGATGGGTTTTTACATTGAATGA
- a CDS encoding DinB family protein: MKKFEELATYYIEELEKYSIEQFRTKPSSEEWSLGQMYNHLISATHMQLDAIAKCRTELPSVTNKKTDMGEKVYMMGAFPDIKIKLPDHPGYTPENPTNKEDVQKQLLELITIVKDIEPTLSSIPSDCKVEHPGLGYLHAAEWFQLISMHFAHHLRQKERLELKVC, encoded by the coding sequence ATGAAGAAATTTGAAGAGTTAGCAACGTACTACATAGAGGAATTAGAAAAGTACTCTATAGAACAATTTAGGACGAAGCCGTCTAGCGAAGAATGGTCTCTCGGTCAAATGTATAATCACTTAATTTCAGCTACACACATGCAGTTAGATGCAATTGCAAAATGTAGAACTGAATTGCCTTCTGTAACTAACAAGAAAACAGATATGGGAGAAAAGGTATATATGATGGGAGCTTTCCCAGACATAAAAATCAAATTACCAGATCATCCTGGATATACGCCTGAAAACCCAACTAATAAAGAAGACGTACAGAAACAGCTTCTAGAATTAATTACAATTGTTAAAGACATTGAGCCAACACTTTCTTCTATCCCTAGTGATTGTAAAGTCGAACATCCTGGGCTTGGTTACTTACATGCAGCAGAATGGTTCCAGCTTATTTCTATGCATTTTGCACATCATCTTCGTCAGAAAGAACGATTGGAACTTAAGGTTTGCTAA
- a CDS encoding helix-turn-helix transcriptional regulator: MNRTDRLLAILIELQRRQTVTAQSLAEKFETSIRTIYRDMDALSESGVPLFAMPGHGYSLMDGYFLPPIQLTPEEAVTLLLGGDYIEKTFTSSFSVHARSAKEKLEIVLPADQQKKAQELRGTFRFLSPIFSHQQSEQEKLENQLLLLQESIQKEQAISFSYRKPRETTKIKRTVHPYGLVNISGIWYIVAHCLLRKQIRNFRLDRMDGLQQEQEFFIKPEDFSLQEYQPESNRTVMIHLLFPSHIAHKIIESRYFFIDSYEHRNDGFHVFLKSRSIDEVFQWILSWGSQVQVLEPHVLSEKIRDEAKKMLQL, encoded by the coding sequence ATGAATCGGACGGATCGTTTATTAGCTATATTAATTGAATTACAAAGAAGACAAACTGTTACAGCACAAAGCTTAGCGGAAAAATTTGAGACAAGTATAAGAACGATTTATCGAGACATGGATGCACTTAGTGAATCTGGCGTCCCACTTTTCGCCATGCCTGGCCATGGCTACTCATTAATGGATGGTTATTTCCTACCCCCCATTCAACTTACGCCTGAAGAGGCTGTTACTCTTTTATTAGGCGGTGATTATATCGAGAAAACTTTCACTTCTTCTTTTTCTGTACATGCACGATCAGCAAAAGAGAAACTTGAAATTGTTCTCCCTGCAGATCAACAAAAGAAAGCCCAGGAATTACGAGGAACTTTTCGTTTCCTTTCTCCTATATTTTCACATCAGCAATCTGAACAAGAAAAGCTAGAAAATCAACTTCTCTTATTGCAAGAATCTATTCAAAAAGAACAAGCTATCTCTTTTTCTTATCGGAAACCGAGAGAAACTACAAAAATAAAGCGGACCGTTCATCCTTACGGCTTAGTCAATATTTCAGGGATTTGGTACATCGTTGCCCATTGTTTACTTCGAAAACAAATACGTAATTTCCGTTTAGATCGAATGGATGGACTACAACAAGAACAAGAATTCTTTATAAAACCCGAAGACTTTTCTTTGCAAGAATATCAGCCTGAAAGCAACCGTACTGTGATGATTCATTTATTATTCCCATCCCATATTGCACATAAAATTATTGAATCACGATACTTCTTTATAGATTCATACGAACATAGAAATGATGGTTTTCACGTCTTTTTGAAATCAAGAAGCATAGATGAAGTGTTTCAATGGATATTGAGCTGGGGAAGCCAAGTGCAAGTACTTGAGCCACACGTTCTATCTGAAAAAATCCGTGATGAAGCAAAAAAAATGTTACAACTTTAA
- a CDS encoding LacI family DNA-binding transcriptional regulator, producing the protein MSTIEDVAKLAGLSRTTVSRVINNHPYVSDEKKKRVQLAMKHLGFVPNSAARRLRKQKTETIAVLVPRITNPFFSRFIEAIEIAASEHKYKLIICQTRYLPEKEMEYLQLLSTKQVDGIILCSLENQWEDVEPYLQHGPIVLCNEYIEEANVPTVKFDHAQGAYIAAKHVLEQGYRNLIFCRGNETKVVSQQRKMGFLRAITEKSRQVEAIDFIESVFSWEDGKRIFHEVLKDKKNPTAILAGGDEVAAGIISEAKRHDWSIPDDLAVIGFDNQILSQITEPGITTIEQPIDEMARKVVDLMMDKIHTKNYRKKELYEFELELLVKGSTMKDTMLLA; encoded by the coding sequence GTGTCGACTATAGAGGACGTGGCGAAATTAGCGGGGTTATCAAGGACAACGGTTTCTAGGGTGATTAATAATCATCCATATGTTTCAGATGAGAAGAAAAAAAGGGTTCAATTAGCAATGAAGCATTTAGGCTTCGTTCCTAATTCTGCGGCGAGAAGGCTTCGTAAACAAAAGACGGAAACAATTGCGGTGCTAGTTCCAAGGATTACAAATCCTTTCTTCAGTAGATTTATTGAAGCAATCGAGATTGCTGCTTCTGAACATAAATATAAACTGATTATTTGTCAAACAAGATATTTACCGGAAAAAGAGATGGAGTATTTACAATTATTATCTACGAAACAAGTAGATGGGATTATTCTATGTTCACTAGAAAATCAATGGGAAGATGTAGAGCCATACTTACAGCACGGTCCAATCGTGTTATGTAATGAATATATTGAGGAAGCAAATGTTCCGACAGTGAAGTTTGATCATGCGCAAGGAGCATACATAGCTGCTAAGCATGTGTTAGAACAAGGATATCGTAATCTTATTTTTTGCCGTGGAAACGAAACCAAAGTCGTTAGTCAACAGCGAAAAATGGGCTTTTTACGTGCCATAACGGAGAAGAGCCGCCAAGTAGAAGCGATTGATTTTATTGAAAGCGTTTTCTCTTGGGAGGACGGAAAGCGCATATTCCATGAAGTATTAAAGGACAAAAAAAATCCCACCGCGATTTTGGCAGGAGGCGATGAAGTAGCAGCTGGAATTATTTCAGAGGCGAAACGCCATGACTGGAGCATTCCAGATGATCTAGCTGTTATCGGTTTTGATAATCAAATTTTATCACAGATTACAGAGCCAGGTATTACGACAATTGAACAGCCAATCGATGAGATGGCCCGAAAAGTTGTCGACCTGATGATGGATAAAATCCATACGAAAAATTATCGAAAAAAAGAATTGTATGAGTTTGAACTGGAGCTCTTGGTGAAAGGTTCAACGATGAAGGATACGATGTTATTAGCCTAG
- the yhfH gene encoding protein YhfH, whose product MIDQPMEFFRNLPTKTCAYCGKEIDEQHEAYHNKCDDCVHEE is encoded by the coding sequence ATGATCGATCAACCAATGGAGTTTTTCAGAAATTTACCGACGAAAACTTGTGCGTACTGCGGGAAAGAAATTGATGAGCAGCATGAAGCATACCATAACAAATGTGATGACTGCGTTCACGAAGAATAG